AATCCCGAGCTTCTTGTTCTTGACGAGGCTACGAGCAACCTCGACAACGAATCTGAGGCCATTGTCCAGGACTCTATCAACCATATATCCGAAAACATCACGACGTTCATCATCGCCCACAGGCTCTCGACGATAAGAAAGGCAGACACAATCTATGTGATGAGCCTGGGAAGAATAGTCGAGAGCGGCACCCATGATGAGTTAATAGCGGCAAAAGGGCTCTATTATGATCTCTATGAGTCGGAAGGATAGATGGAAATCTTCTTTTATGCAATCAGGATGAATACACATAATATTCAGATATTATTTTCAGGGAATCCTCTCAGAAAATAACAGTCTTTTGCTCTTGATTTTTTGGAGGATTTCTACAAGGCCGGTTTTAATTATTTTTACTATGAGGGTGCCTGAAAAACCCTTAGTTCTCCAAAACTTTAACCGGATCAAAGGTGAAACAATCCCTGTGCCTTTCCCGTCCGAAATAATCAGGGAACACCGTATAGACGGTACATATTCACTGGTCCTGAAAAAAGAGGATCTGGAGTCCCTTTATCCCCGGATGTTCAGGTATAAACTTGCTCTTCTTGAAAACTACAGAATAGTCGCCCAGTTCAGGACAAATACCTATGAATATACCCCGGTCATTCCCATAAAAGCCGAATCAGTTGCTTATGAACACTTTGAATACTGGACGGAAAGAATAACCGCTGGACATGAAAAGTTCGTAGAATATCTCAAAAGGCAGGAGAGACTCCGGAAACACGTCTATAAAAATGTCCCTTCTCCGGGAAACGATGCCGTTATCATCCAGGGAAGCTCACGTCCCGACGGGAACTGTGCCGTTATGGCATCATGGATCATGGAAAAACTGCTCTTAATGGGAATGAAGCCTGCTGTTTTTTATCCGTCCGATATGTACATCCTCCCCTGTACCGGTTGCTACCAGTGCTTTAATTACGGCCGCTGTGTTTTTATCGATGACATGGCAGGGCTTTACGGTGCAGTTAAAGGCGCTTCATTTGTGGCTGTCTGTTCTCCGGTATACACTAACACTGTTCCTGCACCTCTCAAGGCTGTATTCGATCGTTTTCAGGCCTATCATGCGATGACTTCTCTGGGTAATATCAGGCATTCTGTATCGGGATTATTTCTTTCGACTGCCGGGAGGAAGGGATTGGATAATTTCAGCCATATCGTCCCGGTGGCAGATGCTTTCATGGAGATATCGGGGATCAAAAAGAAAGGCCAGGTTCTTGTAGACAACTTGGATCAAGTATATGATGTAAGATCGATTCCCGGGCTGAGGGAAAGAGTTGAAAAAAAAGTGGATGAATGCCTGAAATGAATTAGCGTTTGAATTTTATTTTAAGGAAAGTGATGCGTAAATCTTTTTCGCTTAACATTCAGCGAAAGAACAGCAATATCAGAAAATTAAAAAGATTCGCGTCTTAATATTATCTATATGGCAAATCCACAAGGCACTGTATTTTTCTGGTGTAAGATCCCCTTATGGCTGAGGATGTGTATTGTGACATACCTCGTGCTCGAAACAATTTTCATATTCATTTTGATCTCAATGAAAGATTGTCAAACGAAATTCGGTGGTCTTGCGGAGTCAGTTGTGGGTTTTTCATTTGTCAGCGTATTATGCGTACTCAGCCTTGCATATTATACAAAATCGGCTATGGTTATGTGGGATGCAGGGAAGTCGGGTACCCGGGCTTTTCTGGCAGCGTTTCAGGGGATTGAACTTTTGGGCTATTCCATTCTGAAATTCATAGTGACACTGCCATGCAGGGGTGTAAATCTAAAAAATGAATGTCCTGAAAAGAAAAAAAGAGCTCCTAAAAAAGATGGAGAACTCGATTTTGATGAAGAATGGATTTGGGATGACTGAAGAAGGAAAGAACCTGAGGTTTTATTTCCTCCTCAGTCAGTGTATATGACTTCCCCCAAAAAAGCCTCGGCCATTCGTTTCCCGAATTCTGCTGCAGCCGCCGGACCGTTTGCTGTTATAAAGCGGCCGTCGCTGACCACGGGTTTATCATCATATACTGCTTTATGTTTCTCCATCTCGCGTACAGCCTCTTTGTCAGGCCACACCGTAGCATGCCTTCCGGGGATAACTCCCGCCCTTGCAAGAACTACGGGCGAAAGGCATATCGCACCAATAGGCATTTTTGCTTCGTCGAATTGCCTGACTATCTCGTATAAATTTTTGTTCCCCCAGAGGTAATCTTTTGATCCGGAACCGCCCACTATCATAAGCCCCCCGTAGTGCTTCATACCCTTTCCTCCTTCAAGTAACTGGAGAATGCCGGAGATCGTTTCTGTTGCAGTTGCGTATCCCCCGAGCATTCCCCTGAACCTTCCCTTGTCTGTGGATATGACCTCGTATTCTATTCCGCTCTCTTCCAGAATTCCAAGTGGTTCAAAAAGCTCTTCGTCCCTGAAGTTTTCAGGGGCGATCACGATCAGCATCTTTTTAGAATATTCCATTTTAACAGGCTCCTTATCCGGTAAGCGTGTTATTGGTTTTCCGGGTGAAAAGACTTTTGGACAGATCCGGTAATCCTGAAAATTTTCGTTAAAATAAAAAATAGGGATTATCTATGTTTTATCTTCTGGCGTGCTTCCTGAAGAAGTAGATGACCCCTCCTATCACTGCCACGAGGAGAAGAATGCCTAGAATTCCCACGTAGGAATTCTCCTTTATTATTATCCTGATATCATCGCTTTCTTCCTCTTCGTCAGACACGACATTAAGCGAGATCTTATACTCTGATGCTGCAATATTGGCAGGAGGGACTACAGTAAGAACCACAGTCTCCTTATCTCCCGCTTCTATGGAAGCGATCTCTTCAGGCGATACCTGGACACTCCATCCGTCCGGGGTGGTGACCTCGGTCTGAACATTGGTCAGTGCTTCGCCGTTGCCGTTGTTTGTGATCTGTACGGGGATCTCTACGGTGTCTCCTTTTGTAATTTCATACTTGTACTTCTCAGAAAATACGACCATATTGCTGGTTCCTGAGATCCCTGCGGTAAGTCCTTCCTCGTATAGGTAATCGGAAGACTCGAATGTTGCATTGAATGAATATTCGCCTGTTTCTACAGAATTGGGAGGAATCGCCTCGACATATATTGTCTTTTGGTCTCCTGAATCCAGGTATATGCTGGAGATGCTTTCTGAAGAATCGGCGTTTTCCTTGAATTTAAAGTACCATTTGTCCGGTGCCCCCTCAGTACCGAGTTTTATCACATCGTCGCTTTTGCCGATATTTGTAATCACTGCCTCAAAAGTCGGGTTATCGTCAGATGTCGTTGTAACTATAGGGGACTTAAAATCTATCAGAAGACCGTATGTTTTTTTCTCGAGCATTACAGTGCCTATATCTTCGGTATAGCCGCAATTGATCGAGACATCCTTCACTTCCCTGCTCCGGTAGCCCTCTCTTTCCACTAAAAGATCGTAATCGCCCTGGTCGATTTCAGTCCTTATCTGGCCGTCTGATGTGGTATAGACTGAGGTTATGAACTTGTCCGTGTTGTGTTTATAGACATTTATACAGGCCTCGTCGATTGGCTCTCCCTGGTCGTCTACAACCTCTGCCACCAGCACCCCCATCTCATCCTTATGGGTCTCATCGACTATTACATACAGCCAGATACTTGCATCGTCAATCGCCACTCTTACAGGATAAGTATCCACTGCCGTATCTCCGGTAGTCTCGATTTCAAGAGTTACCGAAACTTCCTGGCCTTTCTTCATCGCAAGCCTGTCGATCTCATAATCGCCGGCATATATATGGAACTTCCAGTCCTCTTCGCCTTTAAAAGTGTCCAAACGGATCTTCTTGGGGTCAGTACCCTGGTTATTGGTAATATCGAGATTGAATGTGATGGTTTCCCCGGCTTCTATGATCTTTCCGGGATATGTACATGAAATCTCAACATTGCTCGTCGAACTGTCATCCGAACTGTCTGCCGAGACAGCAGCTGGCAAAATCATTGTCACTATCAGAAAAAGTGCCAGTATGTATTTCAGGGATTTAAAATATAGAATTTTCATTTGTTTACCTCACGTCAAGTCTCATAAATTTCACATATGAAGCGCCGAAGAAAATCGCCGGTATAACTATAAGGGCAATTATATTCTTCAGGAGATCGCCAAGTATGCCTAAGGGATCTTCAGTCTCCTCACTCGTATCCGCATAACTGAAAGAGCCATGACTAAAGCTTGCCACATTTCCTCCGATGCCGGAAAGAGAGTT
The window above is part of the Methanolacinia paynteri genome. Proteins encoded here:
- a CDS encoding NEW3 domain-containing protein encodes the protein MILPAAVSADSSDDSSTSNVEISCTYPGKIIEAGETITFNLDITNNQGTDPKKIRLDTFKGEEDWKFHIYAGDYEIDRLAMKKGQEVSVTLEIETTGDTAVDTYPVRVAIDDASIWLYVIVDETHKDEMGVLVAEVVDDQGEPIDEACINVYKHNTDKFITSVYTTSDGQIRTEIDQGDYDLLVEREGYRSREVKDVSINCGYTEDIGTVMLEKKTYGLLIDFKSPIVTTTSDDNPTFEAVITNIGKSDDVIKLGTEGAPDKWYFKFKENADSSESISSIYLDSGDQKTIYVEAIPPNSVETGEYSFNATFESSDYLYEEGLTAGISGTSNMVVFSEKYKYEITKGDTVEIPVQITNNGNGEALTNVQTEVTTPDGWSVQVSPEEIASIEAGDKETVVLTVVPPANIAASEYKISLNVVSDEEEESDDIRIIIKENSYVGILGILLLVAVIGGVIYFFRKHARR
- a CDS encoding DJ-1/PfpI family protein is translated as MEYSKKMLIVIAPENFRDEELFEPLGILEESGIEYEVISTDKGRFRGMLGGYATATETISGILQLLEGGKGMKHYGGLMIVGGSGSKDYLWGNKNLYEIVRQFDEAKMPIGAICLSPVVLARAGVIPGRHATVWPDKEAVREMEKHKAVYDDKPVVSDGRFITANGPAAAAEFGKRMAEAFLGEVIYTD
- a CDS encoding flavodoxin family protein, translated to MPFPSEIIREHRIDGTYSLVLKKEDLESLYPRMFRYKLALLENYRIVAQFRTNTYEYTPVIPIKAESVAYEHFEYWTERITAGHEKFVEYLKRQERLRKHVYKNVPSPGNDAVIIQGSSRPDGNCAVMASWIMEKLLLMGMKPAVFYPSDMYILPCTGCYQCFNYGRCVFIDDMAGLYGAVKGASFVAVCSPVYTNTVPAPLKAVFDRFQAYHAMTSLGNIRHSVSGLFLSTAGRKGLDNFSHIVPVADAFMEISGIKKKGQVLVDNLDQVYDVRSIPGLRERVEKKVDECLK